Proteins encoded in a region of the Candidatus Providencia siddallii genome:
- a CDS encoding RodZ domain-containing protein produces MIIKKDIKDITILTIGQRLSQERKRLGLTVENIAKQLCLKTSTVNEIEQDIQPYGVEPTFLRGYIRLYARFVGISEHDINILLNTKSIVDISSVPLNDKKSFIFIKKYKQYKFYLIKIILFIIFFFIIGIHLLKYYNKESNVLLFMINNYEKISLKYNKSLVYFFNSFFSFKNKNLKDIFGYNNLLDEKITKKNLDNKLINSITEITDNIQYIKDNDMLYENSNLLNLKFLGTCWLEVRDANKKILFSGIKNNGDKLELYGIIPYSLNIGAPINVIIFFQNKMINFNHSINTNRSIRIIIP; encoded by the coding sequence ATGATTATTAAAAAAGATATAAAAGATATAACAATTCTTACAATAGGTCAAAGATTATCTCAAGAACGTAAACGTTTAGGATTGACTGTTGAAAATATTGCTAAACAATTATGTCTCAAAACTAGTACTGTAAATGAGATAGAACAAGATATTCAACCTTACGGTGTTGAACCTACGTTTTTACGTGGTTATATACGTTTATATGCTCGTTTTGTAGGTATATCTGAACATGATATTAATATTTTATTAAATACAAAAAGTATTGTTGATATTTCATCTGTGCCATTAAATGACAAAAAATCTTTTATTTTTATAAAAAAATATAAACAATATAAATTTTATTTAATAAAAATTATATTGTTTATTATATTTTTTTTTATTATTGGAATCCATTTATTAAAATATTATAACAAAGAAAGTAATGTGTTATTATTTATGATAAATAATTATGAAAAAATAAGTTTAAAATATAATAAATCATTAGTTTATTTTTTTAATTCATTTTTTTCATTCAAAAATAAAAATTTAAAAGATATTTTTGGATATAATAATTTATTGGATGAAAAAATAACAAAAAAAAATTTAGATAATAAATTAATAAATTCAATAACAGAAATTACAGATAATATACAATATATAAAAGATAATGATATGTTATATGAAAACTCAAATTTATTAAATTTAAAATTTTTAGGAACATGTTGGTTAGAAGTACGTGATGCAAATAAAAAAATTTTATTTAGTGGTATAAAAAATAATGGTGATAAACTTGAGTTATACGGAATAATACCATATAGTTTAAATATAGGAGCACCTATTAATGTTATTATTTTTTTTCAAAATAAAATGATTAATTTTAATCATTCCATAAATACTAATCGCTCAATAAGAATCATTATACCATAA
- the pepB gene encoding aminopeptidase PepB, protein MSIVISLEPADEYLKKKSLLSFGINNIKIHLKNENELHKLQIAGRKIDDYGIYNVALIGKYWNLENCWAFWQGYRSPKNIKTIKWPQLLESEYIELNNRVRIIDWVRDIINLSSNELGPEKLSEKTINLLNTITLQKIKCNIIKGKDLLKKKYIGIYAVGCASNRDPIFLTLDYNPHNSVDAPVFACLVGKAITFDSGGYSLKSSSSMKSMKADMGGAAILVGALALAITRGFKERVKIFLCIADNMISGNAYKLGDIIHYRNGKSVEITNTDAEGRLILADGLIDASRENPSIIIDAATLTGAATVAVGNDYHAIFCFNDNLIKDFIKSSNQEYELFWRLPLDSFHRKQLQSNFADLNNVSVQNTAGASTAAAFLSYFVEKYQENWIHIDCSASYCESQSNLWSVGATGIGVRTIANFLINKAK, encoded by the coding sequence ATGTCAATAGTAATTTCATTAGAACCTGCAGATGAATATTTAAAGAAGAAATCATTATTAAGTTTTGGAATTAATAATATAAAAATACATTTAAAAAATGAAAATGAATTACATAAATTACAAATAGCAGGACGTAAAATTGATGATTATGGTATATATAATGTTGCTTTAATTGGTAAATATTGGAATTTAGAAAATTGTTGGGCTTTTTGGCAAGGTTATCGTTCTCCTAAAAATATTAAAACTATAAAATGGCCTCAATTATTAGAATCGGAATATATTGAATTAAATAATCGCGTTCGTATTATTGATTGGGTGCGTGATATTATTAATTTATCATCTAATGAATTAGGACCCGAAAAATTATCTGAAAAAACAATAAATTTATTGAATACTATTACTTTACAAAAAATTAAATGTAATATAATTAAAGGAAAAGATTTATTAAAGAAAAAATATATTGGTATTTATGCTGTTGGTTGTGCTTCAAATAGAGATCCTATATTTTTAACTTTGGATTATAATCCACATAATAGTGTTGATGCTCCTGTGTTTGCATGTTTAGTTGGAAAAGCTATTACTTTTGATTCAGGTGGGTATAGTTTAAAATCGTCGTCTTCAATGAAATCAATGAAAGCAGATATGGGGGGGGCTGCAATTTTGGTTGGAGCATTAGCTCTTGCTATTACTCGTGGTTTTAAAGAACGAGTTAAAATATTTTTATGTATAGCTGATAATATGATTAGTGGCAATGCATATAAATTAGGTGATATTATTCATTATCGTAATGGAAAATCAGTTGAAATTACAAATACTGATGCAGAAGGAAGATTAATTCTTGCTGATGGTTTAATTGATGCTAGCAGAGAAAATCCATCAATAATAATTGATGCTGCGACATTAACTGGTGCAGCAACTGTTGCAGTTGGTAATGATTATCATGCTATTTTTTGTTTTAATGATAATTTAATTAAAGATTTTATAAAATCTTCTAATCAAGAATATGAATTATTTTGGCGTTTACCTTTAGATAGTTTTCATCGTAAACAACTACAATCTAATTTTGCTGATTTAAATAATGTTTCCGTTCAAAATACTGCTGGGGCGAGTACAGCTGCTGCTTTTTTATCTTATTTTGTAGAAAAATATCAAGAAAATTGGATTCATATTGATTGTTCTGCATCATATTGTGAATCACAATCTAATTTATGGTCTGTTGGTGCAACTGGAATTGGTGTTAGAACAATAGCAAATTTTTTAATAAATAAAGCGAAATAA
- the ligA gene encoding NAD-dependent DNA ligase LigA — protein MNKNIKKIKNKIKILKKLIQHHNYLYYNLNNPKISDHEYDTLLRKLNIFEKSFPELITKDSPSKTIGASPSLNFNKNYHKTPMLSLNNVFNDKEFLNFNENIKNRLNIKTEISFCCELKFDGLAINLLYKNKKLIQASTRGDGFIGEDVTTNIKTIPSIPIFLIGDEIPNLLEIRGEIFMPKNNFEYLNKNLIKANKKTFSNTRNAAAGSIRQNNPSITAERSLNFYCYGHGFIENDNLPNSHYKRLMKFKSWGIPVNEYVQLLTGDQLALNFYYKIKKIKNDFNFDIDGVVIKVDSILFQKKLGFVSKAPKWAIAFKYPVKKKNTLLKDVIFKVGRTGIITPVAKLDPIEIDGVIIKNASLYNENEIKKLNIHIGDTVVIQRAGNVIPKITDVILNKRQYNNQKIIFPKYCPVCASEIKKEKAFFRCTGLLICKAQREQALKHFVSSKALNIIGIGEKIIKKLIKEEIVKSPVDLYQLTIDNFSKINGIDIKSGQNLINSIEKSKKTTLTRFIYSLGIQKVGITTAANLVEKYSTLESIMNADLISLKNIPNIGDIVSKNIINFFKNKNNQIIINNLIYKSKIYWPEKKLLKKQDVNIQFIYKNVVLTGSTKTITRNQIINKLLLLKAKFSNKISKNTDLIIIGKNPSKIKLSIANKQCIKIIDENELIQLLNFKK, from the coding sequence ATGAATAAAAACATTAAAAAAATAAAAAATAAAATTAAAATTTTAAAAAAACTAATACAACATCACAATTATTTATATTATAATCTTAATAATCCAAAAATATCTGATCATGAATATGATACCTTATTAAGAAAACTTAATATTTTTGAAAAATCTTTTCCTGAACTAATAACAAAAGATTCTCCTTCTAAAACTATAGGTGCATCACCATCACTTAACTTTAATAAAAATTACCATAAAACCCCAATGTTATCATTAAATAACGTTTTTAATGATAAAGAATTTTTAAATTTTAATGAAAATATAAAAAATCGATTAAACATTAAAACAGAAATATCATTTTGTTGTGAATTGAAATTTGATGGATTAGCGATAAATTTATTATATAAAAATAAAAAATTAATACAAGCTTCTACTCGTGGAGATGGGTTTATTGGAGAAGATGTAACAACAAATATAAAAACTATTCCTAGTATTCCTATATTTTTGATAGGTGATGAAATTCCAAATTTATTAGAAATTCGTGGCGAAATATTTATGCCAAAAAATAATTTTGAATATTTAAATAAAAATTTAATTAAAGCTAATAAAAAAACATTTTCAAATACACGAAATGCTGCAGCAGGTTCTATTAGACAAAATAATCCTTCCATAACAGCTGAAAGATCATTAAATTTTTATTGTTATGGACATGGCTTTATAGAAAATGATAATTTACCAAATAGTCATTATAAACGACTAATGAAATTTAAATCATGGGGTATACCGGTTAATGAATATGTTCAATTACTAACAGGAGACCAATTAGCATTGAATTTTTATTATAAAATTAAAAAAATTAAAAATGATTTTAATTTTGATATTGATGGTGTAGTTATAAAAGTTGATTCTATACTTTTTCAAAAAAAACTCGGTTTTGTATCAAAAGCACCAAAATGGGCTATAGCTTTTAAATATCCTGTAAAAAAAAAAAATACATTATTAAAAGATGTAATTTTTAAAGTTGGTCGAACTGGAATAATAACTCCAGTAGCAAAACTTGATCCAATAGAAATTGATGGTGTAATCATAAAAAATGCTTCATTATATAACGAAAACGAAATAAAAAAATTAAATATTCATATTGGTGACACTGTTGTAATACAACGAGCTGGAAACGTAATTCCTAAAATAACTGATGTTATTTTAAATAAACGTCAATATAATAATCAAAAAATTATATTCCCAAAATATTGTCCTGTGTGTGCTTCTGAAATAAAAAAAGAAAAAGCATTTTTTCGTTGTACAGGATTATTAATTTGTAAAGCTCAACGCGAACAAGCATTAAAACATTTTGTTTCTAGTAAAGCATTAAATATAATTGGCATAGGAGAAAAAATCATAAAAAAATTAATAAAAGAAGAAATCGTAAAATCACCAGTCGATTTATATCAACTTACTATTGATAATTTTTCTAAAATTAACGGTATTGATATAAAATCTGGACAAAATTTAATTAATTCAATAGAAAAATCAAAAAAAACAACACTAACAAGATTTATTTATTCGTTAGGTATTCAAAAAGTTGGTATAACAACTGCAGCTAATTTAGTTGAAAAATATTCTACTTTAGAATCAATTATGAATGCCGATTTAATTTCATTAAAAAATATACCTAATATAGGTGATATAGTTTCAAAAAATATAATAAATTTTTTTAAAAATAAAAATAATCAAATTATAATTAATAATTTAATATATAAATCAAAAATTTATTGGCCTGAAAAAAAACTTTTAAAAAAACAAGATGTTAATATTCAATTTATATATAAAAATGTAGTATTAACAGGATCAACAAAAACAATTACACGAAATCAAATAATAAATAAATTACTTTTGTTAAAAGCAAAATTCTCAAATAAAATATCTAAAAATACTGATTTAATTATTATTGGGAAAAATCCTTCTAAAATTAAATTATCAATAGCAAATAAACAATGTATTAAAATTATTGATGAAAATGAATTAATTCAATTACTTAATTTTAAAAAATAA